ACCCGCAGGGTGTTCGCCTTGCGCAGGCCGAGCGTCACGGAGACGACGTCGCGCACCTGGTCCATCGTCGCCACCAGCTCGTCCGCGGCGAAGGCGTCGTCGAGCTCGGGCCAGTCGGTGAGGTGGACGCTGCGCCCGCCGGTGAGCCCCCGCCAGATCTCCTCCGAGACGAGCGGCGCCAGCGGCGCCATCACCCGGGTGAGCACCTCGAGGGCGGTGTACAGGGTGTTGAACGCGTCGGCGTCCTCCTGCCAGAACCGGTCCCGGGAGGTGCGCACGTACCAGTTGGTGAGGACGTCGAGGTGCTCCCGCACGCGCTGCGCGGCGCCGGGGATGTCGTAGGCCTCCATGTCCGCCCGGACCCGGGTGGCGAGGTCGCGGGTGCGGGCGAGCAGGTAGCGGTCCATCACCGGCAGGCCGGCGGCCTCCTCGGGGCGCACCGCGCGGGCGAGCAGGCCGGCGCCGCCGTTCGCCGTCCCGGCGTAAAGGCTGAAGAAGTACCAGGTGTTCCACAGCGGCAGGAGCACCTGGCGGACGTTCTCCCGGATGCCCTCCTCGGTGACGATGAGGTTCCCACCGCGCAGGATCGGCGAGGCCATGAGGAACCAGCGCATGGCGTCCGAGCCGTCACGGTCGAGGACCTCGGTGACGTCGGGGTAGTTGCGCAGCGACTTGCTCATCTTCCGGCCGTCCGACCCGAGGACGATGCCGTGGGAGACGGCCGAGCGGAACGCGGGCCGGTCGAAGAGCGCCGTGGCGAGGACGTGGAGGGTGTAGAACCACCCGCGGGTCTGCCCGATGTACTCGACGATGAAGTCGCCGGGGTAGTGGTGCTCGAACCAGTCCGCGTTCTCGAACGGGTAGTGCACCTGCGCGTAGGGCATCGACCCCGAGTCGAACCAGACGTCGAGGATGTCCGGGATGCGGCGCATCGTCGAGGCGCCCGTGGGGTCGTCCGGGTTCGGCCGGGTGAGCTCGTCGATGTACGGCCGGTGGAGGTCCACCTCACCGTCCGGGTTGGTGGGCAGGCGCCCGAAGTCGCGCTCGAGCTCGGCGAGCGAGCCGTAGACGTCGGTGCGGGGGTGGGCCGGGTCGTCCGAGACCCACACCGGCAGCGGCGTGCCCCAGTACCGGTTGCGGGAGATCGACCAGTCGCGGGCGCCGGCGAGCCAGTTGCCGAACTGGCCGTCGCGGATGTGGTCGGGCACCCAGGTGATCTCCTGGTTGAGCTCGACCATCCGGTCGCGGAACTGCGTGACCCGGACGAACCAGCTCGAGACCGCCCGGTAGATGAGCGGCGTGCGGCAGCGCCAGCAGTGCGGGTAGGAGTGGTCGTAGGTCTCCTGGCGCACGAGCACCGAGCGGACGGCCTCCGGGCGGCGGGCGAGCGCGCCCGTGCCGGCCTTGAGGTCGGCGATGATCGCCTTGTTGGCGTCGAAGACCTGCTGCCCGGCGTAGTCCGCCACCTCAGCGGTGAACCGCGCGCCGGCGTCGATGGGGACGACCGTGCCGATGCCCGCCGCCGCGCACACCGCCATGTCCTCCTCGCCGAAGGCCGGGGCGAGGTGGACGAGACCGGTGCCGTCCTCGGTGGAGACGTAGTCCGCGGCGAGGAGCGTCCAGGCGCGCTCGCCGACGTCGTCGTGGCCGGTGAAGAAGTCGAAGATCGGCGCGTAGCGGCGCCCGGCCAGCTCGGCGCCGGTGAGCGTCGCGACGACCTCCGGCTCCTCGCCCAGCTCGCGGGCGTAGGCGGCCAGGCGCGAGCGGGCGAGCAGCACCCGCTCCCCCGCGAGCGCGCCCTCGGCCGGCGTGACGACGACGTACTCGATCTGCGGGCCCACGGCGATGGCGAGGTTGGAGGGCAGGGTCCACGGCGTCGTCGTCCAGATGAGCGCGAGCTCGCCGGAGTCCAGCCGCACGCCGACGGTGACGGCGGGGTCCTGCCGCATCTGGTAGACGTCGTCGTCCATCCGCAGCTCGTGGTTGGACAGCGGCGTCTGGTCGTGCCAGCAGTACGGCAGCACGCGGTAGCCCTCGTACGCGAGCCCCTTGTCGTAGAGCTGCTTGAACGCCCACAGCACCGACTCCATGTAGGTGGGGTCGAGCGTCTTGTAGTCGTGCTCGAAGTCGACCCAGCGCGCCTGGCGGGTGACGTAGTCCTGCCACTCGGCGGTGTAGCGCAGGACCGAGGACCGGCACTCGTCGTTGAACGCCGCGATGCCCATCTCGTCGATCTGGGACTTGTCGGTGATGCCCAGGATGCGCTCGGCCTCGAGCTCGGCGGGCAGCCCGTGGGTGTCCCAGCCGAAGCGGCGCTCCACCCGGTGGCCGAGCTGGGTCTGGAAGCGCCCGACGACGTCCTTGACGTAGCCGGTGAGCAGGTGCCCGTAGTGGGGCAGGCCGTTGGCGAACGGCGGGCCGTCGTAGAAGACGAACTCGTTGTCGCCGTCCTGCCCTGCCGGGCGGTTCTCCACGGAGGCGCGGAACGTGTCGTCGGTCGCCCAGTACGCGAGCACCTCGCGCTCCAGCGCCGGGAAGCTCGGGGAGGCGGGGACGGCGTCGTCGGGGCGGTGGAGCGGGTAGCGCTGGGGATGCTCGGGCGTCGTGGCCATGGGCGGTGGTGCTCCTCGTCGGTGCGGGTCCTCGTGCACGTCGGTGCGAGGACGACGTCGGCCAGGTCCCTCACGGGCCTCGCGCCGCTGCCGCGGTACCACCTCGCTTGCCATCGGGTCCGCGGCCGGAGCCACGGCCCGGGGCCGCTCTCGTGCGGGGATGACGGTCCGCCTCCGGCCGGTTCTACTAGGGACCCGAGGGCCCTGTTCTTCCGGCGGCTCGCCGGTGATGGCCGGGTCGACGCCTGTGGGTCCCAGTGTAGCCACGCGGTACCGGCGTGCGATCAATGGGGCGCCCTGTTAGGCACAAGCCATGACTACTCCACGCGCAGGTGCCGCCGGCCTGGTGGCCGCCCTCCTCGTGGTCGCCGCGTGCTCCGACGCGGGCGGCGGGGACTCGCCGGCGACCGAGCCCGCGACCCAGGAGGCACCCACGACCGCGGAGGCCACCGCGCGCGAGACCGTCACCGACCTCGAGCCCGACGAGCCGAGCATGTCGTCGGGCGATGACGCCTCACCGGCGCCGTTCGCCCCGGAGGACGCGGCGATCGGGGCCCTGGCCGCGGCCGAGGCGGTCTCGGAGAACGGCCGTGCCTACGAGCTCGACCGGGACGACGACGAGGGCGCCTGGCAGGTCCACGTCGCCGTCGACGACCTGGAGCGCGAGGTCGAGGTGAGCGCCGACGGCAACACCGTGGTCCGCGAGGAGGACGAGGGCCCCGTGGACGCGGACGACCGCGCCCGCCTCGATGCGGCGTCGACCTCGGCCAACGAGGCGGCGATGACCGCGCTCACCGACATCCAGGGCAACGTCGAGGAGATCGAGCTCGAGGGACCGGAGGATGCCCCGGTGTGGCGGGTCGAGGTGCGCACCACGGACGGCGCGAACGTCGAGGTCCGGGTGGACGCCGTCACCGGCGACATCGAGTAGCGGCGCCGCCGGCCGCGTGGCACGGCCGTGCCGCTACCCTCGGGCAGGTGGAGGTGATGACGCTGGCGCCGGGAGCCGACCGTCCCACGGGGATCCCGAAGTACCTCTGGCTCAAGCGGGTCCTCCTCGACCACATCGACGCCCACCTCACGGTCGGCGACCCGCTCCCGTCGGAGCGTGAGCTCGCCGAGTCGATGGACGTCTCCCGCATGACGGCACGACGCGTGCTCACCGATCTCGAGGCGGAGGGGCGGGTCACCCGGGCCGTCGGGAGAGGGACGTTCGTGTCCGCACCGCGGATCGTGCTCCCGATGCGACTGTCCTCCTTCACCGTGGACATGCGGGCCCGCGGCTTCACGCCCGGGGCCCGCACGCTGCGCTTCACCACGGGGGCGCCGTCCGACGCCGCGGCGCGCGCGCTCGACCTGCCCGACGGTGGTGAGGTGCTCACCATCCGCCGGCTGCGCACCGCGGACGGCGTCCCGATGGCGATCGAGGAGGTGACGCTCGACGCCGCGCTCCTGCCCGGCCTGAGCGAGCGCGACCTCGAGGACACCTCGCTCTACACGCTCCTCGCGCAGCGGGCCGACGTGGTCTTCGACGGCGGGACGCAGACGGTGCGGGCGGCACCGGTGACCGAGGAGGAGTCGGCGCTGCTCGAGGTCCCGCACCACAGCGCAGTGCTGCGCCTGGTGCGGGCCTCGACCTGGCGGGGGCGGACCGTCGAGTACACGGTGTCCTCCTACCGGGGCGACCGCTACGAGCTGTCGACGGCGCTCTAGGTCGCCCCGGTAGTGCTGCTAGGCGGGCGGCACCGACAGCCCGGCCCGCAGCTCCGGCACCTGGGCGGCGTAGCGGTCCGCGACCTCCTCGTTCGAGCCCGCCGGCGCGGCGATGTTGGCGCTGAGCCACAGGGGCAGGTCCGGGTCGAGCTCGTGGACGAGGACGAGGACCGCGTCCCACATCGCCGCGTTGACGATGGAGGACAGCGGCGCGGTGCGCGGCGCGTCCGTCGGCCAGCTCGCGTCGCCCGGCGGGACACGGGTGTCGAGGACGACGTCGGCGATCTCGTGCAGCCGGTGCCCCGCGCGCAGCGGGGCCTGGTCGGAGGCGGAGCGGGAGGTGAGGGCGATGACCGTCGCGCCGGCCTCCGACGCCGTGAGCGCCGCCTCGACGGGGTAGTGGTTGATGCCCGAGCTGGAGAAGATCACCAGCACGTCGCCCGCGGTGAGCCCGGCCGCCCCCACGACCTCCCGGCCCAGGCCGGGGGTGCGCTCGGCCTCGGTCGAGCGCAGCGCGCCGTTGAGCGGGAGCAGGTCGGGGTGCCACACCGGCCGGACGAAGGACAGGCCGCCCGCCCGGAAGAAGGTCTCGACCACCCCGGCGAGGGAGTGACCGGCGCCCGTGGTGTGGACCACGCGGCCGGCTCGGCCGGCCCGGACGACGACCTCGGCGGCGCGGCGCAGCTCGGGCGCCGCCTCCGCGAGCGTGGTCGTGACGTGCTGCGTCACCTGGCGGGAGAAGTCGGCGAGGACGGCGTCAGACATGCGCGACCACCTCCGCCAGCTGCTGCTCGGCCTGCGCCTCGTCAGCCGCGCCGCGGATGCGGTCGGCCAGGCCGCCGCCCAGCGCGGTGGCCACGGCCTTGATCATGCCCATGTGGTTCCCGCCGGAGGAGAACGCCAGGAGCACGTCCACCGGGTCGTTCGTGGGGTGGCCGAACGCGACCGGGGTGCCCAGGCGCACGACGGCGAGCCCCTCGCGGGTCTGCCCCTCCTCGGCCTGGGCGTGCACGAGGGCCACACCCGGGGTGAGGACGATGTACGGGCCGTGCTCCTCCACGCTGGCGACGCAGGAGCCGGGGTAGCCCTGGCCCGCCGTGCCGAGCTCGACGAGGCGCTCGGCCGCCGCGCGCGTCCCCTCGCGCCAGTCGCTGACGGAGTCGGTGAAGCCGGCGGACACCGGGATGCTCGCGCTCACAGCCAGCCCACCTCCGCCAGTGCGGGCCGCAGCCGCGCCTCGAGGGCCGACTCGTCGACGAAGTCGTCGACGGTGACGATGACCGTTGCCGCTCCCTCGAGCTCGGTCATGTGCATGCCCTGGCCGACGATGACGTCGGCCTCCGTGCTGCGGGCGGTGGACAGGTCGGTGTTGTCGACCTGCGCGGCGATCCCGAGGCGGGTCAGCACCGACTCCGCGGTCATCCGCAGGATCAGGCTGGTGCCCATGCCCAGGCCGCACACGGCGAGGACCTTCAGCGGGTCGGGACGTTCACTCATGAGTTCCTCCGGTGGTGGGGGTCGTGGCGGTCGGGGACACGGTGGTCGAGGACGCGGTGGTCGAGGACGCAGGGGCGGTCGGGGACGCGGTCGCCGACGTCGTCGCCGCGGTGGTGGCAGGGCTCGTGCCCGTACGCGCGGCCCGCCGGCCGAGGAGCGCGAGGACGGCGACGGTGACGACGAGGACGGCGCCGGTGACGACCCACACGGCCACGCCACCGAGCGGGGCGAGGAGGTGGGCCGCGCCGATGAGGAGCCAGCCGACGGCGAACCAGTCGGGGTCGGCGAGGGTGCCGAGCTCGGGGGCGGTGTCCCCGTACAGGCCCCAGGTGATCCACTGGCCGACGGCGAGGAGCACGCCGTTGACGACGCCGCCGAAGACGGCGCCACGCCAGCCGGCGACGGCGTTGCCGAAGACGCCACCGGCGCCGCCGCCGAAGAACAGCATGATCATCGGCGGGACGAGGACGAACCACCCGGCGGTCGCGAAGACCGCCATGACGACGAGGAAGACGACCGTCGAGGACAGGAAGCCGATCATCACGGCGGTCGGCGCCTTGGGGAAGGCGACGGGGATGTCGAGCGCCGGCTTGGTGCCGGGGAGCACCTTGTCGGAGATGCCCTTGAAGGCGGGGACGATCTCGGCGAGGAACATCCGCACGCCGAAGAGCAGGATGGCGATGCCGGCCGCGAAGCGCAGCGCCTGGGTGAGGCCCCACGCCCAGGGCAGGAGGTCGGAGCCGGCCATCTGCTCCTGGACGATGCCGGAGTCGGCGAACGCGATGGCCACGAGCATGATGACGGTGATGATCACCGCGGTGGAGACGTTGATGTCCTTGAAGAAGGAGATCTGGCGGGGCAGCTTGAGCTTCTCGGAGTCGTGCTTCACGGGGTCGCCGAGGCGCAGGGCCCGCGAGCCGTAGCCCGCCATGAGGGCCACCGTCGAGCTGGTGTGGCCCAGGCCGAACTGGTCGTGGCCGACGACGCGGCGCATGAGCGGGGCGATCCACAGGGGCTGGAGCGTCCAGTAGCAGGCGATGATGACAGCGCCCGCGACGATGAGGGTGGTCCGCGGGATGTCGGTGAAGACCTCCACGAGCGAGGCGGCGATGACGATGCTCATCCAGAACATCAGGTGCCCGGTGAGGTAGACGTACCGCGCCGCGGGGAAGATCCGGACGAGCACGAGGTGGACGGCGAAGCCGAGCGCGATGATCATCGGCACGGCCGACCCGGTGCCGGCGAGGAAGTCGTTGAGCGTGCTGGTCGCCGTCGGCGGCTCCAGCCCGAAGGCGCTGGAGACGATGGCCTGGAAGGACACAAGCCCGCCCGTGAAGATGTCGACGCCGAGGGTGAGGATGACGACGCCGACGATGGCGCGCACGGTGCCGGCGACGACGGTCTCGAACGGCTTGCGCTGGAGCAGGAGCCCGGCGAGCGCGATAAGCCCGATGAGGATCGGCACCTGGCTGAAGACGTTGTTCGCTATGCCGGTGAGGATGTCCTGAAGGAGTTGCACGGGTCCCTCCGCGGTGACGAGTGAGGCGCTCAGCGGCCGAGGGGGCCGCGCGTCGTCCATGTCCGCGCTCGGCCGGTCCTGATGCCCGAGAGGTTCACCCTAATTGGTATATGCCACTCGCAGCGTAGGTCGGGCCCGGGGCCGGGTCAAAACACCTCCGGCTCCCCCGCCAGCCCTCGCCCCGCCGCCCGGTGCGGGCTAGTCCCGGGCGACGAGGTGGTTGGCCGCCTGGGCGCGCGGGCGGATGACGAGGGAGTCGATGTTCACGTGGTGGGGGCGCTCGAGCGTCCACGCGATCGCCTCGGCGACGTCCTCGGCGACGAGGGGCTCGGCCACCCCCTGGTAGACGCGGGCGGCGGCCTCGGGGTCGCCGAGGCGGTTGAGCGAGAACTCCTCGGTGCGGACCATGCCCGGCGCGATCTCGATGACCCGGACCGGCTGGCCCACGAGCTCCTGGCGCAGGGTGGTGGCGATGACCCGCTCGGCGTGCTTGGCGGCGACGTAACCGCCGCCGCCCGGGTAGGTGTCGTACGCGGCGGTCGAGGTGACGACGAGGACGTCGCCCGCCCCGCTCGCCCGCAGGTCGGGCAGGAGCGCCTGCGTGAGCCGCAGGGTGGCGAGGACGTTGCGGTCGTACATCGCCTGCCAGTCCTCCCACCGGCCCTGCTCGACGGTGTCGGCCCCCACGGCGCCGCCCGCGTTGTTCACCAGGGAGCGCACGCCCCCGCTCGCCCGCACGTGGGCGACGAGGGCCTCGGTCTCCTTGGGGGAGGTGAGGTCCGCGGCGTACCACTGGCAGCCCGTCTCGGCGGCGAGCGCCTCCAGCCGCTCCGCCCGGCGTGCGGTCGCCAGCACGTCCCACCCGCCGGCCCGCAGCCGACGGACCGTGGCGGCGCCGATCCCGCTGGAGGCGCCGGTGACCAGGGCGCGGCGGACGGGCGGGCTCGGCAGGGTCGTCATGACCCGATCCTGCCGCACGCCCGGCCGCCCCGCGTTGGTGCGCCGCCGCGCCCGACGCGTCCGCCCCGCCGCCTCACCGGACCGGGGACCGGGGAGCGGGGACCGGGCAGCGGGGCGGCGGACGTTCGCCGCCCCCGCGGCCCCCCGCCCGGGATACTGGCCGCACACCGTACGAGCGAGGGAGCGCACACATGTTGGTCGGGTTCATCGGCGCCGGCACCATGGCCGGCGCGATCGTCCGCGGGATCACCGCCGCGGGCGTCGTCGCGGCCCAGGACGTCGTCGTCACCGACACGCGCCCCGAGGCGGCGACGGCGCTGCGCGAGGCCGTCGGTGTCACCGTCGCCTCCTCCGCCGGCGAGCTCGTGGCGGCGTGCGACGTCGTCGTCCTCGCGGTCAAGCCCCAGGTCCTGCCGGCGGTCCTCGCGGACGTCGCCGGCGACGTCGGGCGC
The sequence above is a segment of the Georgenia faecalis genome. Coding sequences within it:
- a CDS encoding PTS sugar transporter subunit IIA, with the protein product MSASIPVSAGFTDSVSDWREGTRAAAERLVELGTAGQGYPGSCVASVEEHGPYIVLTPGVALVHAQAEEGQTREGLAVVRLGTPVAFGHPTNDPVDVLLAFSSGGNHMGMIKAVATALGGGLADRIRGAADEAQAEQQLAEVVAHV
- a CDS encoding PepSY domain-containing protein, encoding MTTPRAGAAGLVAALLVVAACSDAGGGDSPATEPATQEAPTTAEATARETVTDLEPDEPSMSSGDDASPAPFAPEDAAIGALAAAEAVSENGRAYELDRDDDEGAWQVHVAVDDLEREVEVSADGNTVVREEDEGPVDADDRARLDAASTSANEAAMTALTDIQGNVEEIELEGPEDAPVWRVEVRTTDGANVEVRVDAVTGDIE
- the ileS gene encoding isoleucine--tRNA ligase gives rise to the protein MATTPEHPQRYPLHRPDDAVPASPSFPALEREVLAYWATDDTFRASVENRPAGQDGDNEFVFYDGPPFANGLPHYGHLLTGYVKDVVGRFQTQLGHRVERRFGWDTHGLPAELEAERILGITDKSQIDEMGIAAFNDECRSSVLRYTAEWQDYVTRQARWVDFEHDYKTLDPTYMESVLWAFKQLYDKGLAYEGYRVLPYCWHDQTPLSNHELRMDDDVYQMRQDPAVTVGVRLDSGELALIWTTTPWTLPSNLAIAVGPQIEYVVVTPAEGALAGERVLLARSRLAAYARELGEEPEVVATLTGAELAGRRYAPIFDFFTGHDDVGERAWTLLAADYVSTEDGTGLVHLAPAFGEEDMAVCAAAGIGTVVPIDAGARFTAEVADYAGQQVFDANKAIIADLKAGTGALARRPEAVRSVLVRQETYDHSYPHCWRCRTPLIYRAVSSWFVRVTQFRDRMVELNQEITWVPDHIRDGQFGNWLAGARDWSISRNRYWGTPLPVWVSDDPAHPRTDVYGSLAELERDFGRLPTNPDGEVDLHRPYIDELTRPNPDDPTGASTMRRIPDILDVWFDSGSMPYAQVHYPFENADWFEHHYPGDFIVEYIGQTRGWFYTLHVLATALFDRPAFRSAVSHGIVLGSDGRKMSKSLRNYPDVTEVLDRDGSDAMRWFLMASPILRGGNLIVTEEGIRENVRQVLLPLWNTWYFFSLYAGTANGGAGLLARAVRPEEAAGLPVMDRYLLARTRDLATRVRADMEAYDIPGAAQRVREHLDVLTNWYVRTSRDRFWQEDADAFNTLYTALEVLTRVMAPLAPLVSEEIWRGLTGGRSVHLTDWPELDDAFAADELVATMDQVRDVVSVTLGLRKANTLRVRQPLRRLRVVVDDPTSLEPFAALVASEVNVKDVALASLGDGAAAEYGVYTKLTVNARAAGPRLGRDVQRVIKAARAGGWEQTASGAVVVDGIELAEGEYTLTTEVEDRAGDTLAAGVLAGGGFVVLDLALDDELLAEGYARDVVRRVQDERKAAGLHIGDRISLALAVPADRAAWTQAHADLIAAETLAVDVRVDVNPTGTLEVELERTEQV
- a CDS encoding GntR family transcriptional regulator; amino-acid sequence: MTLAPGADRPTGIPKYLWLKRVLLDHIDAHLTVGDPLPSERELAESMDVSRMTARRVLTDLEAEGRVTRAVGRGTFVSAPRIVLPMRLSSFTVDMRARGFTPGARTLRFTTGAPSDAAARALDLPDGGEVLTIRRLRTADGVPMAIEEVTLDAALLPGLSERDLEDTSLYTLLAQRADVVFDGGTQTVRAAPVTEEESALLEVPHHSAVLRLVRASTWRGRTVEYTVSSYRGDRYELSTAL
- a CDS encoding PTS ascorbate transporter subunit IIC codes for the protein MQLLQDILTGIANNVFSQVPILIGLIALAGLLLQRKPFETVVAGTVRAIVGVVILTLGVDIFTGGLVSFQAIVSSAFGLEPPTATSTLNDFLAGTGSAVPMIIALGFAVHLVLVRIFPAARYVYLTGHLMFWMSIVIAASLVEVFTDIPRTTLIVAGAVIIACYWTLQPLWIAPLMRRVVGHDQFGLGHTSSTVALMAGYGSRALRLGDPVKHDSEKLKLPRQISFFKDINVSTAVIITVIMLVAIAFADSGIVQEQMAGSDLLPWAWGLTQALRFAAGIAILLFGVRMFLAEIVPAFKGISDKVLPGTKPALDIPVAFPKAPTAVMIGFLSSTVVFLVVMAVFATAGWFVLVPPMIMLFFGGGAGGVFGNAVAGWRGAVFGGVVNGVLLAVGQWITWGLYGDTAPELGTLADPDWFAVGWLLIGAAHLLAPLGGVAVWVVTGAVLVVTVAVLALLGRRAARTGTSPATTAATTSATASPTAPASSTTASSTTVSPTATTPTTGGTHE
- a CDS encoding sugar isomerase domain-containing protein is translated as MSDAVLADFSRQVTQHVTTTLAEAAPELRRAAEVVVRAGRAGRVVHTTGAGHSLAGVVETFFRAGGLSFVRPVWHPDLLPLNGALRSTEAERTPGLGREVVGAAGLTAGDVLVIFSSSGINHYPVEAALTASEAGATVIALTSRSASDQAPLRAGHRLHEIADVVLDTRVPPGDASWPTDAPRTAPLSSIVNAAMWDAVLVLVHELDPDLPLWLSANIAAPAGSNEEVADRYAAQVPELRAGLSVPPA
- a CDS encoding PTS sugar transporter subunit IIB; protein product: MSERPDPLKVLAVCGLGMGTSLILRMTAESVLTRLGIAAQVDNTDLSTARSTEADVIVGQGMHMTELEGAATVIVTVDDFVDESALEARLRPALAEVGWL
- a CDS encoding SDR family NAD(P)-dependent oxidoreductase produces the protein MTTLPSPPVRRALVTGASSGIGAATVRRLRAGGWDVLATARRAERLEALAAETGCQWYAADLTSPKETEALVAHVRASGGVRSLVNNAGGAVGADTVEQGRWEDWQAMYDRNVLATLRLTQALLPDLRASGAGDVLVVTSTAAYDTYPGGGGYVAAKHAERVIATTLRQELVGQPVRVIEIAPGMVRTEEFSLNRLGDPEAAARVYQGVAEPLVAEDVAEAIAWTLERPHHVNIDSLVIRPRAQAANHLVARD